The genomic DNA CAATTATTTGATCCAATTCAGGGTTCGTAATGTCATTAAATTGAACACCCTCAGAAATAGTTGTCTTATGATCTCCTGAAAATAAATTTATTTTCTTCTCCCAAATATTATAAATTCCTTTAAAATCATACCCCATTCCAATAGGAAAGCTCATAGGGGTAACGTGTAATCCTAACTTTTGCTCTACTTCATCCAATAAATCAAAAGCATCTTTACCTTCTCTATCTAGTTTATTAATAAAAACAAGCATAGGAATGTTACGCATTCTACAAACTTCTACTAGTTTTTCTGTTTGTGGTTCTACTCCCTTGGCAACATCAATAACAACAATAACGCTATCTACGGCAGTTAGCGTTCTGAAAGTATCTTCTGCAAAATCTTTATGCCCAGGAGTATCTAATATATTTATTTTTTTGTCTTTATAAATAAATGCTAATACAGAGGTTGCAACAGAGATACCACGTTGGCGTTCTATTTCCATAAAATCAGAAGTAGCTCCTTTTTTTATTTTATTATTCTTAACGGCACCTGCTTCTTGAATAGCTCCTCCGAAGAGTAATAATTTTTCTGTTAAAGTAGTTTTACCAGCATCTGGATGCGATATAATTCCGAATGTACGTCTCTTCTGTATTTCTTCTAAAAAACTCATCTATAAATTTTAAGGTTGCAAAGATACGTTTTAAACTGGAACTGTTCAAAGGATTAATTGTTGAACTAATATCATTTTTGTAAGTTTGCCTCTCGTAAAATGAATATATGGAAGAACAAGTAATTTTGGTAGATGAGCATGACAATCAGTTAGGATTGATGCCAAAGATGGAAGCTCATGAGAAGGCACTATTGCATAGGGCATTTTCTGTATTTGTATTTAACGATAAAAAAGAATTGTTGTTACAGCAAAGAGCAGCAGACAAATATCATTCTCCTTTATTGTGGACGAATACTTGTTGTTCTCATCAAAGAAATGGAGAGAGTTCTTTAGAAGCAGGAAGGAGAAGGTTGCAGGAAGAAATGGGATTCACTTGTGAATTGGAAGAAGTTTTTTGGTTTATATACAAAGCTCCATTTGATAATGGATTAACAGAGCATGAGCTAGATCATGTAATGATAGGAAAGTATAATGATAAACCAATCATAAACAAGGAAGAAGTTGCCGCTTATAAATGGATGCGTTTAGAAGAAGTAAAAGAAGATATAAAAAGGAAACCAGCAATATATACAGAATGGTTTAAAATCATATTTAAAGAGTCATATTCAAAATTAGTAAATGCCTAGAGTAACTGTACATAGAAAAGCTCATTTTAATGCAGCACATAGATTACATAGAGAAGATTGGTCAGAGGAAAAAAATAATCTTTTTTTTGGGAAATGTAGCAATCCAAACTATCATGGGCATAATTATGAATTGATTGTTTCATTAACAGGAGAAGTAGATAAGGAAACAGGTTTTGTTTACGATTTAGGAAAACTTAAAAAATTAATAGAAGAAGAAATAGAAGAAGCTTTTGATCATAAGAATTTAAATATCGAAGTGACGGAGTTTAAAGACTTGAATCCAACAGCT from Tenacibaculum maritimum NCIMB 2154 includes the following:
- the idi gene encoding isopentenyl-diphosphate Delta-isomerase, yielding MEEQVILVDEHDNQLGLMPKMEAHEKALLHRAFSVFVFNDKKELLLQQRAADKYHSPLLWTNTCCSHQRNGESSLEAGRRRLQEEMGFTCELEEVFWFIYKAPFDNGLTEHELDHVMIGKYNDKPIINKEEVAAYKWMRLEEVKEDIKRKPAIYTEWFKIIFKESYSKLVNA
- a CDS encoding 6-pyruvoyl trahydropterin synthase family protein, yielding MPRVTVHRKAHFNAAHRLHREDWSEEKNNLFFGKCSNPNYHGHNYELIVSLTGEVDKETGFVYDLGKLKKLIEEEIEEAFDHKNLNIEVTEFKDLNPTAENIAIVIYNKLRVKILKKLDLKITLYETPRNYVSYSGE